One Glycine max cultivar Williams 82 chromosome 3, Glycine_max_v4.0, whole genome shotgun sequence DNA window includes the following coding sequences:
- the LOC100805399 gene encoding uncharacterized protein yields the protein MALGISNILHCPKLSFSHNNFLPKVPTSISLRFPQTAAWSDRKIICAAASAAGSSNPDGEFNPYEVLGVSPIEKFDMVKAAYAKKKKEAEMNGDEATASRLEKAYDKLMMAQLSNRKKGVTFGSFKVSKEIKYADKLPVIPWGPRLTKSSQNDMRINLAISAVFTAWILVKRSAEYKPLQFLAFAFVYRLFEKLKASESPVTPKYNEEGEDTGEGLRMGKRLLRSLALVFGCVAISSLAYTFILNIIEFAGGFIPTLLYNSQELIITTSSALMLYIMASYYR from the exons ATGGCTCTGGGAATCTCTAACATACTGCACTGCCCCAAATTGAGTTTCTCCCACAATAATTTTCTCCCCAAAGTTCCAACCTCTATCAGCCTCAG GTTTCCCCAGACAGCAGCATGGAGTGATAGAAAGATTATCTGTGCTGCTGCATCTGCGGCAGGAAGCTCTAATCCCGATGGTGAATTTAATCCTTATGAG GTGCTAGGTGTAAGCCCTATTGAGAAATTTGACATGGTCAAGGCAGCATATgctaaaaaaaagaaggaggcTGAGATGAATGGCGATGAAGCAACTGCTTCAAGA CTGGAAAAGGCATATGACAAACTCATGATGGCTCAATTGTCTAATCGGAAAAAGGGTGTGACTTTTGGATCATTTAAG GTTTCAAAGGAGATCAAGTATGCTGACAAGCTTCCAGTTATACCTTGGGGGCCAAG GCTTACTAAATCAAGTCAAAATGACATGCGCATCAACTTGGCAATATCTGCTGTTTTT ACAGCTTGGATCCTTGTCAAGCGCAGTGCTGAATATAAACCTTTGCAGTTTTTAGCCTTTGCCTTTGTTTATAGGCTTTTTGAGAAGTTAAAAGCCTCTGAATCTCCTGTAACCCCCAAATATAAT GAAGAGGGTGAAGACACAGGAGAAGGACTCCGCATGGGAAAACGACTGCTCCGATCACTAGCCTTGGTTTTTGGATGTGTAGCTATTTCATCTTTG GCATACACTTTCATTTTGAACATAATTGAGTTTGCAGGTGGTTTTATTCCTACTCTTTTGTACAACAGTCAG GAGTTGATAATCACCACTTCATCGGCACTCATGCTTTATATCATGGCATCTTATTATAGATAG
- the LOC100806463 gene encoding probable low-specificity L-threonine aldolase 1 isoform X1 → MVPRIVDLRSDTVTKPSEAMRAAMASAEVDDDVLGRDPSCFRLETEMAKILGKEGALFVPSGTMANLISVLVHCDIRGSEVILGDNSHIHIYENGGIATLGGVHPTTVRNNEDGTMDIHLIEAAIRDPKGELVYPTTRLICLENTHGNSGGRCLSVEYTDRVGEVAKKHGLKLHIDGARIFNASVALGVPVDRLVQAADSVSVCLSKGLGAPVGSVIVGSNNFITKARRLRKTLGGGMRQVGILCAAALVALQENVGKLQSDHNKAKLLADGLNEIKGLRVDISSVETNIIYVEVEEGSRATAAKLCKDLEDYGILLMPMGSSRLRIVFHHQISASDVQYALSCFQKMKVETRSLLLNVVASCQWSSK, encoded by the exons ATGGTACCTAGGATAGTGGATCTTCGGTCAGATACAGTAACCAAGCCAAGTGAAGCAATGCGAGCTGCTATGGCGAGTGCTGAGGTTGATGATGATGTTCTTGGCCGTGACCCCTCTTGTTTTCGGTTAGAGACAGAGATGGCAAAGATATTGGGAAAGGAAGGTGCACTTTTTGTTCCATCAGGCACTATGGCCAACCTTATATCAGTGCTTGTGCATTGTGACATAAGGGGAAGTGAAGTTATTCTGGGAGACAATTCCCACATACACATTTATGAGAATGGCGGCATTGCAACCCTTGGAGGGGTGCATCCAACAACAGTTAGAAACAATGAAGATGGAACCATGGACATTCATTTGATTGAGGCTGCCATCAGAGATCCAAAGGGGGAGCTAGTATATCCAACCACAAGGCTTATTTGCTTGGAAAATACTCATGGAAA CTCTGGTGGTAGATGTCTTTCAGTTGAATATACAGACAGAGTAGGAGAGGTTGCTAAAAAACATGGATTGAAGCTTCACATTGATGGAGCCCGAATATTTAATGCATCAGTT GCACTAGGTGTCCCTGTGGATAGGCTTGTTCAAGCAGCTGATTCAGTATCG GTATGTCTATCAAAAGGCCTCGGTGCTCCAGTTGGATCTGTTATTGTTGGTTCCAATAACTTTATCACCAAG GCTAGACGGCTAAGAAAAACATTAGGTGGTGGAATGAGGCAGGTTGGCATCCTTTGTGCTGCGGCACTCGTTGCTTTGCAGGAAAATGTTGGAAAGCTACAAAGTGATCACAATAAAGCTAAACTTTTGGCTG atggattaaatgaaattaaaggaCTGAGAGTGGATATCTCTTCTGTGGAAACCAATATC ATATATGTTGAAGTTGAAGAGGGCTCACGAGCTACAGCAGCAAAGCTATGCAAGGACTTGGAAGACTATGGTATCCTTCTTATGCCAATGGGCTCATCAAG ATTGAGAATTGTCTTCCACCACCAAATATCGGCTAGTGACGTGCAGTACGCCTTGTCGTGCTTTCAG AAGATGAAAGTTGAGACTCGATCTCTTTTGTTGAATGTTGTAGCAAGCTGTCAATGGAGTTCGAAATGA
- the LOC100806463 gene encoding probable low-specificity L-threonine aldolase 1 isoform X2: MVPRIVDLRSDTVTKPSEAMRAAMASAEVDDDVLGRDPSCFRLETEMAKILGKEGALFVPSGTMANLISVLVHCDIRGSEVILGDNSHIHIYENGGIATLGGVHPTTVRNNEDGTMDIHLIEAAIRDPKGELVYPTTRLICLENTHGNSGGRCLSVEYTDRVGEVAKKHGLKLHIDGARIFNASVALGVPVDRLVQAADSVSVCLSKGLGAPVGSVIVGSNNFITKARRLRKTLGGGMRQVGILCAAALVALQENVGKLQSDHNKAKLLADGLNEIKGLRVDISSVETNIIYVEVEEGSRATAAKLCKDLEDYGILLMPMGSSRLRIVFHHQISASDVQYALSCFQQAVNGVRNENGN; the protein is encoded by the exons ATGGTACCTAGGATAGTGGATCTTCGGTCAGATACAGTAACCAAGCCAAGTGAAGCAATGCGAGCTGCTATGGCGAGTGCTGAGGTTGATGATGATGTTCTTGGCCGTGACCCCTCTTGTTTTCGGTTAGAGACAGAGATGGCAAAGATATTGGGAAAGGAAGGTGCACTTTTTGTTCCATCAGGCACTATGGCCAACCTTATATCAGTGCTTGTGCATTGTGACATAAGGGGAAGTGAAGTTATTCTGGGAGACAATTCCCACATACACATTTATGAGAATGGCGGCATTGCAACCCTTGGAGGGGTGCATCCAACAACAGTTAGAAACAATGAAGATGGAACCATGGACATTCATTTGATTGAGGCTGCCATCAGAGATCCAAAGGGGGAGCTAGTATATCCAACCACAAGGCTTATTTGCTTGGAAAATACTCATGGAAA CTCTGGTGGTAGATGTCTTTCAGTTGAATATACAGACAGAGTAGGAGAGGTTGCTAAAAAACATGGATTGAAGCTTCACATTGATGGAGCCCGAATATTTAATGCATCAGTT GCACTAGGTGTCCCTGTGGATAGGCTTGTTCAAGCAGCTGATTCAGTATCG GTATGTCTATCAAAAGGCCTCGGTGCTCCAGTTGGATCTGTTATTGTTGGTTCCAATAACTTTATCACCAAG GCTAGACGGCTAAGAAAAACATTAGGTGGTGGAATGAGGCAGGTTGGCATCCTTTGTGCTGCGGCACTCGTTGCTTTGCAGGAAAATGTTGGAAAGCTACAAAGTGATCACAATAAAGCTAAACTTTTGGCTG atggattaaatgaaattaaaggaCTGAGAGTGGATATCTCTTCTGTGGAAACCAATATC ATATATGTTGAAGTTGAAGAGGGCTCACGAGCTACAGCAGCAAAGCTATGCAAGGACTTGGAAGACTATGGTATCCTTCTTATGCCAATGGGCTCATCAAG ATTGAGAATTGTCTTCCACCACCAAATATCGGCTAGTGACGTGCAGTACGCCTTGTCGTGCTTTCAG CAAGCTGTCAATGGAGTTCGAAATGAAAATGGCAACTAG
- the LOC100806463 gene encoding probable low-specificity L-threonine aldolase 1 isoform X3, with protein MVPRIVDLRSDTVTKPSEAMRAAMASAEVDDDVLGRDPSCFRLETEMAKILGKEGALFVPSGTMANLISVLVHCDIRGSEVILGDNSHIHIYENGGIATLGGVHPTTVRNNEDGTMDIHLIEAAIRDPKGELVYPTTRLICLENTHGNSGGRCLSVEYTDRVGEVAKKHGLKLHIDGARIFNASVALGVPVDRLVQAADSVSVCLSKGLGAPVGSVIVGSNNFITKARRLRKTLGGGMRQVGILCAAALVALQENVGKLQSDHNKAKLLADGLNEIKGLRVDISSVETNIIYVEVEEGSRATAAKLCKDLEDYGILLMPMGSSRLRIVFHHQISASDVQYALSCFQAVNGVRNENGN; from the exons ATGGTACCTAGGATAGTGGATCTTCGGTCAGATACAGTAACCAAGCCAAGTGAAGCAATGCGAGCTGCTATGGCGAGTGCTGAGGTTGATGATGATGTTCTTGGCCGTGACCCCTCTTGTTTTCGGTTAGAGACAGAGATGGCAAAGATATTGGGAAAGGAAGGTGCACTTTTTGTTCCATCAGGCACTATGGCCAACCTTATATCAGTGCTTGTGCATTGTGACATAAGGGGAAGTGAAGTTATTCTGGGAGACAATTCCCACATACACATTTATGAGAATGGCGGCATTGCAACCCTTGGAGGGGTGCATCCAACAACAGTTAGAAACAATGAAGATGGAACCATGGACATTCATTTGATTGAGGCTGCCATCAGAGATCCAAAGGGGGAGCTAGTATATCCAACCACAAGGCTTATTTGCTTGGAAAATACTCATGGAAA CTCTGGTGGTAGATGTCTTTCAGTTGAATATACAGACAGAGTAGGAGAGGTTGCTAAAAAACATGGATTGAAGCTTCACATTGATGGAGCCCGAATATTTAATGCATCAGTT GCACTAGGTGTCCCTGTGGATAGGCTTGTTCAAGCAGCTGATTCAGTATCG GTATGTCTATCAAAAGGCCTCGGTGCTCCAGTTGGATCTGTTATTGTTGGTTCCAATAACTTTATCACCAAG GCTAGACGGCTAAGAAAAACATTAGGTGGTGGAATGAGGCAGGTTGGCATCCTTTGTGCTGCGGCACTCGTTGCTTTGCAGGAAAATGTTGGAAAGCTACAAAGTGATCACAATAAAGCTAAACTTTTGGCTG atggattaaatgaaattaaaggaCTGAGAGTGGATATCTCTTCTGTGGAAACCAATATC ATATATGTTGAAGTTGAAGAGGGCTCACGAGCTACAGCAGCAAAGCTATGCAAGGACTTGGAAGACTATGGTATCCTTCTTATGCCAATGGGCTCATCAAG ATTGAGAATTGTCTTCCACCACCAAATATCGGCTAGTGACGTGCAGTACGCCTTGTCGTGCTTTCAG GCTGTCAATGGAGTTCGAAATGAAAATGGCAACTAG
- the LOC100803965 gene encoding protein LIGHT-DEPENDENT SHORT HYPOCOTYLS 1, translated as MESVASPIVTCSSNNNGSGSNNSTTTTPSRYENQKRRDWNTFCQYLRNQRPPLSMAVCGGAHVLEFLQYLDQFGKTKVHNPTCPFFGLPNPPAPCPCPLRQAWGSLDALIGRLRAAYEENGGRAETNPFGARAVRFYLHDVRDFQAKARGVSYEKKRKRPKQQNIANAAATSVTTSPNATATAT; from the coding sequence ATGGAGAGCGTGGCATCCCCAATAGTAACTTGTTCAAGCAACAACAATGGTAGTGGTAGTAATAACAGTACTACTACTACTCCTAGCAGGTATGAGAACCAAAAGCGGCGAGACTGGAACACGTTTTGCCAGTACCTGCGGAACCAGCGGCCACCGCTATCGATGGCGGTGTGCGGCGGGGCTCACGTGCTGGAATTCCTGCAGTACCTTGACCAATTCGGGAAGACCAAAGTGCACAACCCGACATGCCCCTTCTTCGGACTGCCCAACCCTCCGGCGCCCTGCCCCTGCCCGCTCCGCCAGGCCTGGGGCAGCCTCGACGCCCTCATCGGCCGCCTCCGCGCCGCCTACGAAGAAAATGGCGGCAGAGCCGAAACCAACCCCTTCGGCGCCCGCGCCGTCAGGTTCTACTTGCATGATGTTCGTGATTTTCAGGCCAAGGCCAGAGGAGTTAGCTacgagaagaagagaaagaggccaaaacaacaaaacattGCTAATGCAGCAGCAACATCTGTTACCACTTCCCCTAATGCAACCGCCACTGCCACTTAA